The genomic segment AAATCTTTTCGCAAATCTCTTTTGTTTTTAGTTTTTGTAAAAGCCGAAGTTTTGCAATTTGTCTTTGTTTTTCGGGAAGCCGATCGATAAACGTTTCTATTTGGCTTTGTGTATAACCGTTGCTTTCTATTCTATATGTTGTTTGCTCGATTTCCTCGTATATTTCGAGTCTCTCAATCTCAAGTGGAATCTCGTGACCCTTTTGTTTTAGATAGCTGATAAAAATATGTTTTGCAATTCCGTAAAGGTAGCCTACGGGGTTTTCTATTGTTGTTTTGGATCTTGAATTTTCGGCAAACGCTAGAAAGGTTTGGCTTGTAAGTTCTTCCGAGACAGCTTGTGATAGTGTGCGTGAATAAAAGAATCGGTAGATTTTGACGATGTTTTCGTTGTAGAGTGTTTCGAGTTGTGTCTTATCCATGTTGATTTTAGTGTTTATGACCAGTCCCATTCTTTCTTTTTTCCTTGTCTTCTGTTGAAAGGGTTTAGGTATGCTAGAAAGTTAAATAGGGTTTCTCTAACTTGGGGAATAAGTAGTAGTGAACTTCCTGCAGCGATAGCTGCAACTGGAACCCCGACTTTGTAAAGTGTCTCTTCCGGGATACTGGTTTTCTCTGAAATATTGGAGACAAGGGTTGTTACAGGTGATTGTTCTGAACTGGTTATTGAATCATCTGGACTTACTGTTTCACTGGTTGTAGCTTCTGGTGTGGTGTCAGTGCTTGTATTACTTGTTGAATTGTTTTCGGGTGTAGTTTGAGCCGGATCTTCTGGTTCTTCGTTGCCCTCATTTGGGGTCTGTGGCTCTTGCTGAGGTGGACTTTGAGGTGCAACATAATATTCAAAGGCGCCAATATCATAACCATTAAATTGAGGCCTTGTTACTCCATCGTAGTCATTTGTGATACTAGAAATTGTTAATCCCGCATCTATTGCCGGTGAAGTTGACTGTAGGTGGAAGTTGTTTGTAGAAATGAAAAGTGGGTTAATCTTCATCTTGTCTGTTGGTTGCAGAATATATCCATAGACTTTGGGGGTGCTTCCGTCGGAATTCCAAAATAAATTGTTTCCATAAGTCCCACAGCTGCCTATGTTGTGAAGGTGTGTTGATGATGAGTGAGTGTGGTAATCTACCATAATGTTGTTGTAGATCTGAAAATCACGTACGTCTATTGCTGCTTCGCAATCGTTCACGTTGGAATCTGCTTCCCAGTCGTTTAGGTTGATTGCAGTTGGCCAGGTGTCAGATACAAATCCCAGGTCCCCTTTAAAGGTGTTGTTATAGATTTTTAGACCAATTAAGTTTTTTCCTCCGCCTCCAGTGCATATGCCCACATGAGACATTATTATATTGTTGCGGATTGTTAGGTTTTCACATTGGTTGGAATCATTTTGCCCCTCTAGCATAAACCCTGTCACAGATATTCCTGGGACTGGCCTCTCCAAGACGCCTGTTGTGGTATTTCCCATGAAAATGTAGTTGCCCTCAATGATGGTGTTCTTGGCTGCGCCTCCCCATTGTGGGTCCTGTCCATATGTTTGGAATGCGTCCATATGTGGGGTTCCAGCTTGAAGATCTACTCTGAGGTCGTGTATATAATTGCCACGATATGTGTTTCCAGTGCCTGTAAATTCAATACCATTAACGTCTTGTAATTCTGTACATGGACTCATCTGATCTACAATATAACCAATATCATTATCCTCTATGAGATTATTTGTTCCACTGCAAACAATTCCATTGTTGTATGTGTATCGAATCGTGTTATTTCTGACGATTGATCCATTGGAGACTCCCCTTACCAGTATTCCTTGTCTCGGGCTATTTTCTACTAGGTTGTTTTCTGCAATGTTGTAATCGCCGATTATTTGAATTGCCCCTTTATATTGGCAATCCGTTGGCGTTACGGTAAATCCCTTTAATGTAATATAACTTCCGCTTAACTCTAGGGTTTTTGTGTATACCGCTCCACTTGCTTGTACTGTAATCCGACTAACATTAGTTCCAGAATTTGAAATCACTACATCTTCGTTATATGTTCCGGCAAGAACAGTAAGTGTATCTCCCGCTCCAAGCACGGTTGCACCTTTTTGAATTGTTCGAAAAGCACAAGGTTGGCCGGTTCCACTACCTGGGTAGTTGGCCGCTGATAGTCCCGTACGGCCCGTATCGCTTCCTCCTGTAGACACATAAATCGTTTCGGCGGCTGATGTTCCTAATACCTGTTGCGTCTGGGAGTTTTTCCATGGATGAGAATAAATAAAGCAGCCTGATGCAACGAATATTAGGGTAACAAACGTGAAATAGGTTAATAATATCAAAACTCCGGACAAACTGTTCTTTTTCATACTTCTACGTTAACATGTGTAAAAGTGTGTGTAAAGTCCTGAAGTAAAGAATTATTTATGACCTGTCCGTTGGTAGAACGGCTCTACTAAAGATCCAAAACTGTTTTAAGCTGTGCTTCTATGTCACTGTTAAATCCGGAAAAGGCTTTTCCATCGACAAAAATAAATGGATAATATCCGTAGGTTGTTGATACACCTTCACTTTCCGGATATTCGGATTTGTATGTACCAAGTACGCTTGAAAAATCGCTATCGGTTGTAAGATGCTCTTCGTAGGAAAGGTTATATTCATCAAGAAATGCCAGCAAATCAACGCACATGGGCCCTGTGTTGTTGTGGAAAATAACAATTTCTTGCTGATTTATTTTGCCATTGCCGCCGTCTGACTCATTAAGATCATCAACCTTACATGGGTTTACAACATCCTGCTCATCTTCGTAAGGAATTGCCGGTCTAATTTTCTCAGGTGTGTAAGGTGCATTTATGTTTATAGGAATCTGCCACATAGGAAGTACTTTGTCGACTGTTCCAAGTGTATCTAAATCAACCCAGTCAACGTTGTAGTTATCCCAAAAGTTATGCCACATATTGTTCCAGCGGGCCTTTTGTCCTCCAATGTATGTGTGTGAAACCCCAATAAATTTTTCTTCTGTAATTGCGCGCTCAAACTCAGTTGTCATATCTTCGGGACTTCCGTTTCGCTCATAAAAGCTGTAATCACAGAAACTTCCATATTTAAATTCGGGAACGTCGATATTTGAAACCGAAATTATTTTTACGTTGTATTCTTCGGGTTTGTAGACAGTGGTTGCAAGCTCTGTTGTTCCACGGGCAGTTATATATTCAATCCCAAGCTCATCAGCAATTTTTACTGTATTTTCGTCGGATGCCATGTAACGTGAGCTGATTATTCGCACTTTTATGTTAAGCATTGACTCTATTCTTGTTACCATGTCTGTGATAACTTCGTACTGCTCGTCATATGTCATTTCCCAATATGGTTTGGGATCATATGATGCGGCAATTTCTATTACACCTGTTTTTAGAATCTCACGGATTGTTTCCTGGTTTGCTTGAACGAAATCGGCATTAACCATTAGTATCCCTTTAACATTTCTTTCTTTCATGTCGGAAACCATATTTACAAGACCGTCGGTGTTACGGAACTCGATTAGAAGCATCATTGCTTTTGGAACTGTTTCCTCTGCGGGTGTTTCCTCTTTGGGTGTTGGGCATGCGTATTTTTGCACCAAAAAGAATTCCCCCACAAGCAGAGCTCCAAGCACAAAGAGAGCCCCGATTAAGATTGGTAATTTCTTACTCATAATTTATATAAAAAATTTAGATAATTACCCGAACATTAGTATTTCGGGTTTTACTATTAAGATGATTCCAATAATTAATATAACGATTCCTCCAATCAGGCTTGACCACTTTGTGTATTTCTTTGCTATTCCCGTGACTTCAAAAGTTTTAATAGCAACAAAGAAAACGATTAAATCATCAAGCATAAAGACTAACACATATAAAATCAGGTAGAGGTAATATTGAATTGGAGTTAGTTTAATTGTTGACAGTAGATTTGTATAAATGGCTGGTAGCCCTGCAGAACAAGCTAATTCAATAAGGTTTACCGATATGGCCAAAGTGATGATTCCTACCATTGCAAGCAAAAAGCTTCTTTCGGCTATAATTTTTTTTATTTTGTCAATAATGCCTTTTCGTTGAGTTTCGTTTGTTGCACGACAACCGCCCTTTGAAGACAATGCACTTTTGATGTGTAGAATTCCACTTACAATTGCGACAATTCCTATTATTATCTTTATTTGAGAAACATAGCCGATTAGATCAAAGACCTTAAACCATGCAAGTAAAAATAAAAAGTATACGAGACCTGATACAAAGATAAACGTAGACCCAAGTAGATACAGTTTTTTCTTATCTTTCATGTTAATAAGCATGGTGATAAGAAATATAAGAATCCACATTGCACAAGGGTTAAATCCATCGACTAGTGCAATAAGTATTGTTGCAACCGGAAGTGAAATATCTTTTAGATTTACTTTGCCAAAGATATAGGTGTTCAAATAGATTGGCGATGTGCTCTCTGTATTTGATCCACTTTGAATTTTAGCATTGGGATCGGACCCATTTGGTGTGGTTTCTCCTAACAGCAATTCCGAAAGATTGTCTTTACAACCGTCTTGTATACACCTGTCAATCTCGGCTTTTATATCAGCCCCGGTGGTATTGTCGCTTTCATAGCCTACGAAATACTTTTCCCCTATTACAAGAAAAGGAACACCTGCAACCTCGATATCTAAGTAATCGATAACATCTAGAAACGTATTGCTATCTTCTTTTTCGTAGTAAATTTCGTATTCATAAATTGTAATTTGGTCGGGGTAATCTTCCCTGAGATCTTTTAGAAATTGCCTTTCTTTTGCACAGTGCGGACAGCCAAGTCCATAGAACAGATAAATATTTATGGGTTCAGCCTGGGCATAGACTAACCGTGTAAATCCTGCAAAAATAGCAATAAAAAAAACAAGAACTAATGCGATCTTATTAAATATGTTTAGGTTTGGTTTAACTGTCTTTATATTCATTAATGATTTTTATTAGGTTTTTCTTTTCGATTTCACCGTATTCACGATGAATTTCAGTACCATTCTTGTCAAGAAAAATGAAACAAGGAAATTCGGTTATATCATACTTTTTTACAAGATCGGCGTTCTCGTCGACATCATAATATTCGGTTTTAAGCCACTTTAGTTCGCTCTCAATCTGTTGCCAAATCGGCTTCATAATAAGGCATCCCGAACACCAGATTGCGCCAAATTTTAGTACTTTCATATTTAGTTGTTGATAATAGTTAATAATTCAAGGACGATGTCCCTTTTGGATTCAATTAGTTTGTAAATTATGTGTTGTCCGTTTCTGATGGTTTTAACATATTTTAAATCAAGCAGTGTTTTTAGATGATGAGAGATAAGGCTATGTTTTAGGTTTAATTTCTTTACCATTTGACAAACGCAGGTATCTTTCTGTGAAAGTAGAGTCAGAATTTTTATTCTGTTAAGTACTAAAAGTTTGCGTAGGGTTTCTATTTTTTTGTTGGTTGAAACATTCATTAATAAAGATTGCAATCATTTCAATGTATATTGAAATATATAACAAAGTTTAAGCTGAGTCAAGTCAGGTGAAGAAGTGAAATCGTGTAGACTTTACTGAGGTTGCTGAATATTTATAGCCATTCCTTCTATCAAAGCCTTTGTAATCTTTTCAAGCGCGGTGGTAATATCACGCTGATACTGGCTTTGAGAAATCCCCATTTTTTCTGCGGCTTCGTCTTGATCGAGCTTTTCAATATAACGTAAGCGGATAGTCTCGAGTTCCTCATGGGTTATTGTTACTTCTTGTAATTGTTGCAAACGGATTCCTCTAGGTTTAAAGTAAATGTCATTAAATCGAAACCCCAAGTGTCGTCTGAATCGATGTCTCATTTTGGTCTGTGTTAATAAATAAGCTAGTGGGATAACATGGGTTAACAGAAAATGCTACCCCACACACTTTTAAGTTAGAGGCAGAAGATACCACGCATGGCTGTTCCACACTTCGGGCACTTTTTTTGTGTACAAGGAGTACCTCTTACATGTGGTTCTTTATATCCACACTTCGGACATGTGCACTCTTTTGTTCCACCTAAACCCCTACCAACGCCGGTTTTTGCTCTTCCTAAACCTCTACCTCGTCCGGCTCCTCTGCCGGCTCCACGACCAACGCCGCGACCTGCACCAGTAACTGGACCTTGCCCCATAGGGCCTGTTCCGTCTAGATTTGGCATAATTATGTTAAATAAATTTATATATGGGTGATTACCCACTTGTATGATAACATACATTGCCAAATGGGTCAATACCCATTTGGTTGCTCTGGAAGTCAAACGACAACCCATGCTATAATATAGCATGGCAAAGATATCTTTTGAAGGTTCACAAGCAATGCAAGCTGAGGGTATAGATGTTCCTTATTTGCTACATGAATGCCAACAGTTGGTTAATGCCGATGAAGCATTAAGACGAACTAAATTTGTTCAAGGAGCTGCTGATGGATATTTTGAACATATTGGGAGACATATAATATCCCTAACTTCTTGGGTTACTGACCACATCCCATTTGCTATAAGTGATATTGCATTGGCTCCACAACCAATTGCAAAGGAACTGTTAGCTATTTTTGTTGTTGCTGGTATTATTGGAATACTCTCAAGTGATGTTTCTGCTACTCAAAAAACAGCAGAGCTGGTCGACACGGTCAAAGGTATGTTTATTGGAACCGGTACAGGCTTTCTGATATTCATGCTTACGTATGGGTATAGATATTTTAGGACACCTTTAGAACAAAAGCTTGGAATTGTTAAGGAGCCCTTTGATGTTACAGAGGAAACAGCGTTTGTGATTTCGAAACTAAATGAGCTTTCTGAAAGCCGTAAACTTGAAAGAGACGAGCAAATTGCAGAGGCACATAAGGCTGTAAAAGAATTCTTTGAGAATTACTATCCTCCTGTTAGAACAGCGCATAGAGTTAAAAAGTCGTTGTTTTCCAAAATGCTTTTAAAAACCATGGGATTTTTAGGGATATGTAATCCTTTTATCCAAGAAATTATTTCAACAATCGAAGTGATACCGGAATTATATGCTCATGAGTTTGCTCATGCGAATGGAGCTGCTCCAGAACCATCAGCACAGATTGCCGGTGTTATTGCCCAGATAAGCTCAGAAGATCCATCGGTTCAATATCAAGGTTATTCTGCCTGGTTGTATCAGCTTATATCACACTTAATTTCAGAAAATAAATTCGAGGAGATACTTAAAAAGCTTTGTTCTGCATGGCTTAATGAAAGGTCGCTTGAAGAATGTAAAGAACGTTGGAACACGCTTGAAGAAGTATATAATGCCGATAACTGGTGTAGAAGAAAAGAAAGATGGTATCGTGAATTGTTATTAAAACTCACAGGACAAGAAGGAGTTAATGTAGCCTATGTTGATGCTCCGCTTGCTCTTCTTGCCAACTGGCGAAAGCAGCAGGCCAATGCTACAGCGAGCTAAATCTACTGCGGGCTAACGCTAACTAAATGCTTTTCAACATATCATCAATTCTATTTAGACCCTTTTCCCAAAACTCTTTTTTGGTAATGTCGATTCCGAGTTCCAGAAAAATCTCCTTTGGTGACTTAGAAAGTCCAGTGCTTAAAAATGTTTTTACCTTTGAAATTGTCTTTGGGTCTTTTTGTACCATTGCTTGCAATGCCTTTGAGATAAGTAGGCCGCTGGCATATGAATAAACGTAAAATGGGGATCTAATGTGAGACCAATGAACCCACCAATTTTCAGAACCTTTGTCGGCTGAAACCGCTGGTCCCATATATGCTTGCATGTGAGTTTTAAACATAGCTGATATTTCTTTTGCGCTTAAATACATTTGTTTACGAAATGTTGCATGCAGTTCTTTTTCGAAATTATAAAGCGCAACCTGTCTAAAAATTGTTGAAACGTCGTTGCCTAGCTTGTCCATAAGCAAAAGCCTTTTCGTGGAATCGGAGATGGATTTATTTAAGTTTTCAAAAACGAAATCCTCAAAAAATGTACTTGCAACTTCTGCAGTGCTTGTAGGTGTTCCGTAGTTTAATATGTCTTGATGTTTTGCGATTAGTTCATTATTTATTCCGTGGCCTAATTCATGTGCGATTGTTAGAATGTCTGATTCGTTTCCAGAGTAGTTTAGAAGAATGTAAGTTGGATATTTTGGCTTAACTGCGGCACAGTATGCCCCACCCGATTTACCTTTTTGTGGGAATACGTCGAATCTTCTTTGAGAAAAAAAGTTCTTTGCAAGCTCACCCAGTTCAGGATCAAGTGAAGTATATGTTGATAGTACAATTTTTTGAGCCTGAGAAAATTCATATTTTAGGGACTTGGGATTTAAGGGGAATGTTCGCTCATGATATTTTAGCCTTTTTTTGCCCAGTATTCTGGCACGGGCTTTGTAGTATCGTTTTGAAAGGTCGAATCGCTTGGTTACTGCACTTACCATTGCATCAACGACACTTGTGTCTATGTCGTCCGATATATGACGGGCTTCGTCAGGGCGAATGTGTCCTCGCAATTTGTCGGAAACTCTTTTAAATTCCAGAATAGAGTTAAGCTCTTCTGTTGCAATTTCACGCTTTTCGTATACTATTTTATGAATTATTTTTGCGCTGCTGTCGCGCAATTTTGAATCACGGCTCGATAGATTTTCAATTATTTGATTAAATGGTTGTTTCTTTTTTATGCCTTTGGTTGTTGTTACGTATCCTTCGGTTTTGTTTACCTGTTCCTCTAAAAACTGTGTCCAATTTGAATACGCAGGTTTGCTTAAAAGTGAAAATAAGTTCTCTTCCTTTTCGGAAAGCAGGTATTTTCCTTCAATGAATAATCTTTTTAGCATGTGCGAGTACTTTTGTAATGGTTTGTAGGCTAGCATTTTAGGCTGCAGGTTTTTTGGAATTTTTGATATTTTGAGAGTAAAAAAGGTAAGACTGTTTGAAAGCTCCGTTGCTGTTTGATTTATGTTGTTGAATTGTTTTTTTATTGTTATATCTTGGGCATTTTGATCACGTCTTAAGTAGTAGTAAAACCAAGCTTTGTCTATTGAATGATTGCTGTTTGCAAGGATTTCATAATCTAGTAGTGCTTTGTGTAGTGCCTTGGGATCTTTTAAATATGCTTTTGCGGTTTTATATTTTTTTACAAAGTCGGAGATCTCTTTTTTTGAGATTTTTACATCTTTTTCTATTTGTGGGTCGGAATCGCTTTTATATAAAAGGCTTAAGTCCCACGTGTAGTTTTTTGCTGGTTGTACAATCACTATAAAAGCTCTTCAAATTGAATTTTTTTAAGGAGATTTCTGTCTAGAATAATATGCTCTTTGGGATCAAATTTATCAGTTGTTACTCGAACTAGTCGAGTTTTGTATTTTTCTTTGTATAGAATTTTGTTATTTCTTTTTATAAAGTCATTTATTTTGTTATAGAATAATCCTATATATTCATAATCCAGACTATTTAAATCAGCTGATGCGTTTATAAGCGGTTCAATTTCTTTTACTCGATTTCCCTCTTCTATTTTGACATCTGAGAAGTCAAACCAATAACTACTTAGTGCTACAACAAATCTGATCGAAGTGTCGTTCTCGCTATTAAAAATATAAGTTATCTCCCTAGTCTCAGTTTGCAGATAGGTTTTTAAATATAGCTGGTCAAAACTTGTAACCTTGTAAACTTTGTATGAATTTATGAGTGTAAGAAATGTCGGTCTCCAATTTTCAATCCATAAGTCATAGTTTGTTCTGTCGTAGAAGAATTGGGCAAGGTCCTTTTCAAAAAGATTGTCGTCAAGATTAGCAACTCTTAGTTTAAGCTTATCAAGTAAGTCTTTCAGTGTTTCATATTTCTCTTTATTCAGCTTAAAATATTCAATATCAGGGTATGTATTACGCTTTAAATACCAGATGAGATCGTAGATATCTCTTGGCTTGCAATTTGTTTTTTCTTCACCAATTCCTCGATCATTTCTGTTTATTACCGCAAGTATTTTACTGGACATAAGCGTGGAAATAGGATAAGTTTTTATTGTATAAGTTAAGTTATCATGAACAATCGGAATTGTTTCTGTAATTAATTTGTTGGCTTCGGGAAAGTAATTAATATCAAACCTAATTTTCAATTTTGACCACGAAACGTTGATGCCAAGTGCTTCAATAATATCAAGACCGATCATAAGTGTACTTGTTTTTATACCTTCTTTGATAGATATGTCCACTGTTTGTAAATATCGGTTTTTAAAATGTGAAATTAAGGAGGTTCTAAGTGCTGGTAAGTCTAGTTCTTCAGCGGTTTGGAAATCAAGGTCCTCTGACATTCTTGGCAATTCATAACCTATCCGTAAAAGGGATCCGCCATACATTATCAGTTTTGAGTATGGTGCGCTGTTGAATATATAGTTTAGAATGTAATGCTGCAGCTCTTCTTTTATTGCGTTTATTATAATGATATCGGTATGTCCGGCTTCTTTAAGAGTAGCTACTTTTTCTTTAAGCTTTTTTACAAGGATAGATTCGCTCATTATATTGATTTAATAAGTTCAAATAAGGCATGGCGCTCTATTTTATCTAGTATACCTATATCGAGACGGTACTCTTCGGTTGCATTAATAAGTTTTGTTTTGTTTCTCAAGGTATCGATTGGTATTCGATAATATAAGTAATCAAATATGGCTTTGTAAGGGCTTGCAATGCTTATTTTAAATTCTTTATTTAATATTATGAATCCATTAAACAGTTGAGCTTTTATGCTTTTGTAGTGGAAAATTCCGATCCTATTTGTAAACTTACGTGTTGCTTTTGGGGTAACAGATGTTATAACTGAGGATATTCCCTCTGTAAGAATTCCATAGTATGATAGTGCGCTTTCCATTGATATGTAGGATGGTTCAACCAACTTATTTCCTACCATATAGCTGTACATTAGATTTGATTTGTGTGCGTCAAAGTATTTTTTTGTCGTATAAAAATTACGCTTTAGGCTTAAGATCTCTTTGTTTTTTATGCTTCGCTGGATATAGGTATTTATGGTTGTGGTGGGAATTGATAAGCGATCTGCAGAGACTAAAAGACTCTCTTTTGTGAAATACGGTGAATTTTCAAACTGTGAAAAAAAGGACAGCCTTTTCATTTACGTTTTAATACAAATTTGTATTATATTGTAAATAAACGTTATTGTTTTGTCAAGTATTTTTCCTTTGGTTATACCATCTTCTAAAAAGCTCAATTGCAAATAAAACTGAATCGTCGGTTTGACCGACAAACGGTGTAAAGTCCGGGATTATATCAAGCGGCCAGATAAGATAAATTATGGCGACGATTAGTAGCCAGTTTTCTTTAAGAAAGTTTTTAATCTTCATTTTTCCAATATACTCCATCACGATTAAATACATATTATCATGCCTGTGATTAAACCGCCACATTTGACAAAAGGCTTTAGATTGTGATATTGTTTCTGTAAGTAACTAAATACAGTAACAAAGAGAAATGAGATACGTTGATTTAAAGACAAAACTGAAAGAAATTGTTGTATTTAGTCTTAACGATATAAGACAATGGGATCCTTCTTTCTATAGAAATCGGTTAATTGAATGGTTAGATAAAAGATATATAATCAGATTACGTCGAGATAGATATATGTTTTCTGATACTGATATCTTTGAATCTAGGCTTTTTCATATAGCGAATCGAATATATTCTCCTTCTTATTTATCACTTGAAACGGCATTATCTTATTATGGACTTATTCCGGAAACTGTTTATTCTATAACCTCAGTTACCACAAGAAAGACAAACGAATTTGAAAATAATTTGGGGAAATTTATGTATAGAACGGTAAATTCAAACTTATTTTGGGGTTATGACATAGTGCATGGCTCTCAGGTTGCAGAAATAGAAAAGTGCATTTTAGATTATTTTTATTTGAATCCAAATATTGATAATGAATCTGATTTTTTTGAACTAAGGTTTAATGGTGAAGATTTTTTGAAAAGATACTCAAAGGAAAAGTTTAATAAATATCTTAAAATTTTTGATAATAAGGCATTAAATAGTAGAGTAGATAAATTCATGAGGTTTTTAAAAAATGCTTGATATTAAAGATATTGCAAAATATTTTGATGGAAGCCAGTATATAAGTCCTCGACATATGCTGAGGGAATATTTGCAGTATAAGATCCTAGATCTATTTGTAGATAGTAAAATTGGTAATAAAATATCATTTCTTGGAGGTACGTGTATTCGAATTGTACATAATAGTTTTAGATTTTCAGAGGATCTGGACTTCGATAATTTTAGTTTATCTTATGAGGAATTTATTGAAGCTTCAAAAACAATAAAGCGAGGTTTAAGCCTGGAAGGATTTGAAGTTGAAATCAGAAATATCAAAAAAGGAGCATATCATTGTAATATTAAATTCCCAGAATTACTTTATAAAAATAAACTTACTCCATTGCAATCAGAAAAGATTCTGATTCAAATTGATACTTTATCACATGGCTTTACCTATAAACCCGATGTATTTTTACTTAATAAGTTTGGTGTTATAAGAAATATTTTAGTTACACCTACTGACATTCTTTTAGCTCAGAAAATTTACGCATTGTTTAATAGAAAGCGTCCAAAAGGTAGGGATTTTTTTGATGTGATTTTCTTATTAGGTTTCACAAAGCCTAATTATGAGTATCTTGATTACAGACTTAATATTAATAAGCCGGTTGATTTAAAGGGGTACATTTTAGAAAAAAGTGAAGGTTTAGAT from the Candidatus Dojkabacteria bacterium genome contains:
- a CDS encoding sigma-70 family RNA polymerase sigma factor, which produces MDKTQLETLYNENIVKIYRFFYSRTLSQAVSEELTSQTFLAFAENSRSKTTIENPVGYLYGIAKHIFISYLKQKGHEIPLEIERLEIYEEIEQTTYRIESNGYTQSQIETFIDRLPEKQRQIAKLRLLQKLKTKEICEKICKDNNYVKTTMKRAIKSLRLMIAMQPSVPPDALIN
- a CDS encoding polysaccharide deacetylase family protein; translation: MSKKLPILIGALFVLGALLVGEFFLVQKYACPTPKEETPAEETVPKAMMLLIEFRNTDGLVNMVSDMKERNVKGILMVNADFVQANQETIREILKTGVIEIAASYDPKPYWEMTYDEQYEVITDMVTRIESMLNIKVRIISSRYMASDENTVKIADELGIEYITARGTTELATTVYKPEEYNVKIISVSNIDVPEFKYGSFCDYSFYERNGSPEDMTTEFERAITEEKFIGVSHTYIGGQKARWNNMWHNFWDNYNVDWVDLDTLGTVDKVLPMWQIPININAPYTPEKIRPAIPYEDEQDVVNPCKVDDLNESDGGNGKINQQEIVIFHNNTGPMCVDLLAFLDEYNLSYEEHLTTDSDFSSVLGTYKSEYPESEGVSTTYGYYPFIFVDGKAFSGFNSDIEAQLKTVLDL
- a CDS encoding thioredoxin family protein, whose protein sequence is MKVLKFGAIWCSGCLIMKPIWQQIESELKWLKTEYYDVDENADLVKKYDITEFPCFIFLDKNGTEIHREYGEIEKKNLIKIINEYKDS
- a CDS encoding helix-turn-helix transcriptional regulator; the protein is MNVSTNKKIETLRKLLVLNRIKILTLLSQKDTCVCQMVKKLNLKHSLISHHLKTLLDLKYVKTIRNGQHIIYKLIESKRDIVLELLTIINN
- a CDS encoding DUF134 domain-containing protein — translated: MRHRFRRHLGFRFNDIYFKPRGIRLQQLQEVTITHEELETIRLRYIEKLDQDEAAEKMGISQSQYQRDITTALEKITKALIEGMAINIQQPQ
- a CDS encoding DUF5320 family protein; translated protein: MPNLDGTGPMGQGPVTGAGRGVGRGAGRGAGRGRGLGRAKTGVGRGLGGTKECTCPKCGYKEPHVRGTPCTQKKCPKCGTAMRGIFCL
- a CDS encoding DUF3810 family protein — translated: MAKISFEGSQAMQAEGIDVPYLLHECQQLVNADEALRRTKFVQGAADGYFEHIGRHIISLTSWVTDHIPFAISDIALAPQPIAKELLAIFVVAGIIGILSSDVSATQKTAELVDTVKGMFIGTGTGFLIFMLTYGYRYFRTPLEQKLGIVKEPFDVTEETAFVISKLNELSESRKLERDEQIAEAHKAVKEFFENYYPPVRTAHRVKKSLFSKMLLKTMGFLGICNPFIQEIISTIEVIPELYAHEFAHANGAAPEPSAQIAGVIAQISSEDPSVQYQGYSAWLYQLISHLISENKFEEILKKLCSAWLNERSLEECKERWNTLEEVYNADNWCRRKERWYRELLLKLTGQEGVNVAYVDAPLALLANWRKQQANATAS
- a CDS encoding M3 family oligoendopeptidase — protein: MIVQPAKNYTWDLSLLYKSDSDPQIEKDVKISKKEISDFVKKYKTAKAYLKDPKALHKALLDYEILANSNHSIDKAWFYYYLRRDQNAQDITIKKQFNNINQTATELSNSLTFFTLKISKIPKNLQPKMLAYKPLQKYSHMLKRLFIEGKYLLSEKEENLFSLLSKPAYSNWTQFLEEQVNKTEGYVTTTKGIKKKQPFNQIIENLSSRDSKLRDSSAKIIHKIVYEKREIATEELNSILEFKRVSDKLRGHIRPDEARHISDDIDTSVVDAMVSAVTKRFDLSKRYYKARARILGKKRLKYHERTFPLNPKSLKYEFSQAQKIVLSTYTSLDPELGELAKNFFSQRRFDVFPQKGKSGGAYCAAVKPKYPTYILLNYSGNESDILTIAHELGHGINNELIAKHQDILNYGTPTSTAEVASTFFEDFVFENLNKSISDSTKRLLLMDKLGNDVSTIFRQVALYNFEKELHATFRKQMYLSAKEISAMFKTHMQAYMGPAVSADKGSENWWVHWSHIRSPFYVYSYASGLLISKALQAMVQKDPKTISKVKTFLSTGLSKSPKEIFLELGIDITKKEFWEKGLNRIDDMLKSI
- a CDS encoding nucleotidyl transferase AbiEii/AbiGii toxin family protein, whose translation is MSESILVKKLKEKVATLKEAGHTDIIIINAIKEELQHYILNYIFNSAPYSKLIMYGGSLLRIGYELPRMSEDLDFQTAEELDLPALRTSLISHFKNRYLQTVDISIKEGIKTSTLMIGLDIIEALGINVSWSKLKIRFDINYFPEANKLITETIPIVHDNLTYTIKTYPISTLMSSKILAVINRNDRGIGEEKTNCKPRDIYDLIWYLKRNTYPDIEYFKLNKEKYETLKDLLDKLKLRVANLDDNLFEKDLAQFFYDRTNYDLWIENWRPTFLTLINSYKVYKVTSFDQLYLKTYLQTETREITYIFNSENDTSIRFVVALSSYWFDFSDVKIEEGNRVKEIEPLINASADLNSLDYEYIGLFYNKINDFIKRNNKILYKEKYKTRLVRVTTDKFDPKEHIILDRNLLKKIQFEELL
- a CDS encoding DUF1232 domain-containing protein, with amino-acid sequence MWRFNHRHDNMYLIVMEYIGKMKIKNFLKENWLLIVAIIYLIWPLDIIPDFTPFVGQTDDSVLFAIELFRRWYNQRKNT